The following proteins are encoded in a genomic region of Eriocheir sinensis breed Jianghai 21 chromosome 2, ASM2467909v1, whole genome shotgun sequence:
- the LOC126998224 gene encoding zinc finger protein 513-like, with protein MEQQNPGEEGRRCPYCPRTFPFPSYLQRHLTLHTGEKPFRCPHCGQRYTRRNYLAEHIKRKHTGELPTAPARPPQPDPAQYLYTCLRSTACVPRDAVVCRCRLFTILPPSQVAVAGMGFGGDAVAVGGAGLRHLRVDGGEGEDGGGGGSGQRRQYTCPLCPKAFLFPSHLERHVRTHTGERTFACPYCPHRAARKDHLDVHLRTHSGEKPFACPHCAFRTAFRSSLDGHLRTHST; from the exons ATGGAGCAGCAGAACCCTGGCGAAGAGGGTCGGCGGTGCCCCTACTGCCCCcgcaccttccccttccctagcTACCTGCAGCGGCACCTCACGCTGCACACGGGGGAGAAGCCCTTCCGATGTCCCCACTGCGGCCAGCGATACACCCGCAGGAACTACCTCGCGGAGCACATCAAGAGGAAGCACACTGGCGAGTTACCCACCGCCCCGGCCCGCCCCCCGCAGCCTGACCCAGCCCAGTACCTCTACACGTGCCTCC GATCCACCGCCTGTGTGCCGCGCGATGCTGTGGTGTGTCGGTGCAGGCTGTtcaccattctccctccctctcaggtgGCTGTGGCCGGCATGGGTTTTGGCGGTGACGCTGTGGCGGTGGGCGGCGCGGGGCTACGGCACCTGCGA GTTGACGGAGGCGAGGGCGAggacgggggcggcggcggcagcgggcaGCGGCGGCAGTACACGTGTCCGCTGTGCCCCAAGGCGTTCCTCTTCCCGTCCCACCTGGAGCGCCACGTCCGAACGCACACGGGGGAGCGGACCTTCGCCTGCCCCTACTGCCCCCACCGCGCTGCCCGCAAGGACCACCTGGACGTCCACCTGAGAACACACTCCGGGGAGAAACCCTTCGCCTGCCCCCACTGCGCCTTCCGTACGGCCTTCAGGAGTTCTCTTGACGGCCACCTTCGAACGCACTCCACCTAG